In Bacillota bacterium, one genomic interval encodes:
- a CDS encoding ribbon-helix-helix protein, CopG family, whose product MEFRERFELRLDRRLLGKLKAEAAEKGTSVAEIVRESLENRYVATREERIRAARELCLVDTGSEEWPALENQIDEEHIP is encoded by the coding sequence ATGGAATTCCGGGAGCGTTTTGAGCTTAGGCTTGACCGGAGACTGCTAGGTAAACTCAAGGCTGAGGCCGCCGAGAAGGGAACGAGCGTGGCGGAGATAGTCAGGGAATCCCTGGAGAACCGTTACGTGGCAACCCGGGAGGAAAGGATCAGGGCGGCCAGGGAACTGTGCCTGGTAGACACCGGGTCGGAGGAGTGGCCGGCCCTGGAGAACCAGATTGACGAGGAGCACATCCCTTGA
- the nuoF gene encoding NADH-quinone oxidoreductase subunit NuoF translates to MAQAAQAPTQARVIVGMGTCGIAAGATDVYQALAELLGNGKARATLAKVGCIGMCEQEVLVDVALPGERRVSYGDVTPEKAARIVEQHVREHKVVEEWVAGYIEDPLRPYQDLGFYKKQHRRVLVNCGLIDPEEIIDYIAHGGYQGLVRALSSMTQDEVIDQVKRSGLRGRGGAGFPSGLKWEFTRQAPGPRKYVVCNGDEGDPGAFMDRSILEGDPHAVIEGMILAAYAIGAQEGYLYVRAEYPLAIKRLKMALRQAEEERLLGDDILGTSFSFHLKIKEGAGAFVCGEETALLASIEGERGMPRARPPFPAQKGLWGCPTNINNVETYANVPAIVTSGGDWYAQIGTERSKGTKVFALAGKIANTGLAEVPMGITLREIIYDIGGGVFGNRQFKAVQIGGPSGGCLPDALLDTPVDYDSLTASGAIMGSGGLVVLDDRSCMVDIAKFFLKFTQSESCGKCTPCREGTLRMLELLERISEGKGEEADIDRLESLAKSVKDASLCGLGQTAPNPVLTTLRYFRDEYGEHIVNKRCPAGACIALVDFYIEPDLCKKCGLCAKACPTQAITGSKNTPYVIDKDKCIKCGSCEEVCATSAVLRGKEAAS, encoded by the coding sequence ATGGCCCAGGCGGCCCAGGCGCCAACCCAGGCCAGGGTCATCGTGGGCATGGGAACCTGCGGCATTGCGGCAGGGGCCACGGATGTCTACCAGGCCCTTGCCGAACTCCTGGGCAACGGGAAGGCCAGGGCGACCCTGGCGAAGGTAGGCTGCATCGGGATGTGCGAGCAAGAGGTCCTGGTGGACGTGGCCCTGCCAGGGGAGAGGCGGGTCAGCTATGGCGACGTAACCCCTGAGAAGGCCGCCCGCATCGTAGAGCAGCACGTCCGGGAGCACAAGGTCGTGGAGGAGTGGGTTGCCGGCTACATCGAGGACCCCCTTCGCCCCTACCAGGACCTGGGGTTCTACAAGAAACAGCATCGCAGGGTGCTGGTGAATTGCGGTTTGATTGACCCCGAGGAGATCATCGACTACATAGCCCACGGCGGCTATCAAGGCCTTGTGAGGGCCCTGTCCTCCATGACCCAGGATGAAGTCATCGATCAGGTTAAGAGGTCCGGGCTGAGAGGGCGTGGGGGGGCCGGTTTCCCATCGGGACTCAAGTGGGAGTTCACCAGGCAGGCCCCGGGACCCCGGAAGTACGTGGTGTGTAACGGTGACGAAGGAGACCCCGGAGCCTTCATGGACCGGAGCATCCTGGAGGGAGACCCTCATGCTGTCATAGAGGGTATGATACTGGCGGCCTACGCCATCGGGGCCCAAGAGGGATACCTCTACGTCCGCGCGGAGTATCCACTGGCCATTAAGCGCCTCAAAATGGCATTGAGACAGGCCGAGGAAGAAAGGCTCCTGGGGGATGACATACTTGGCACAAGTTTCTCCTTCCACCTGAAGATCAAGGAGGGGGCTGGCGCCTTCGTGTGCGGGGAGGAAACAGCGCTCCTGGCCTCCATCGAGGGGGAGAGGGGAATGCCCAGGGCGCGCCCCCCGTTCCCTGCTCAGAAGGGCCTCTGGGGGTGCCCCACCAACATCAACAACGTGGAGACCTACGCCAATGTGCCTGCCATCGTCACTAGCGGTGGCGACTGGTACGCCCAGATAGGCACGGAGCGCTCCAAGGGCACCAAGGTGTTCGCCCTGGCCGGCAAGATCGCCAACACGGGTTTGGCGGAGGTGCCCATGGGCATCACGCTGCGGGAGATCATATATGACATAGGAGGCGGCGTATTTGGTAACCGCCAGTTCAAGGCTGTCCAGATCGGAGGCCCCTCCGGTGGGTGCCTGCCTGACGCCCTCCTGGATACCCCCGTGGACTATGATTCACTCACGGCCAGCGGTGCCATAATGGGGTCCGGTGGCCTCGTTGTGCTAGATGACAGAAGCTGCATGGTAGACATCGCCAAGTTCTTTCTGAAGTTCACCCAGAGTGAGTCTTGCGGCAAGTGTACCCCTTGCCGGGAAGGCACCCTCCGGATGCTGGAGCTCCTAGAGAGGATTAGCGAGGGCAAAGGCGAGGAGGCAGACATAGACCGCCTGGAGTCCCTGGCCAAGTCGGTCAAGGATGCCTCCCTTTGCGGCCTGGGCCAGACGGCACCCAACCCTGTGCTGACAACCCTCCGGTACTTCCGGGATGAATACGGGGAGCACATAGTGAACAAACGCTGCCCGGCTGGCGCCTGCATCGCACTGGTGGATTTCTACATAGAACCCGACCTATGCAAGAAGTGTGGCCTTTGCGCAAAGGCCTGTCCCACCCAGGCCATCACCGGGAGCAAGAATACGCCCTACGTTATTGACAAGGACAAGTGCATAAAGTGCGGGAGCTGTGAAGAGGTGTGCGCCACCAGTGCAGTGCTCCGCGGAAAGGAGGCGGCGTCGTGA
- the fdhF gene encoding formate dehydrogenase subunit alpha has protein sequence MSTVTLYIDGKAVEVPAGSTILQAAQMAGIAVPNLCHHPFLKPSGACRMCVVEVEGARALMASCTTPAVQDMRIFTESPRVVEARKTVLHLLLANHPLDCLTCEAAGDCQLQDYSYRYGVEKSMYQGQRTSYPVDASNPFFLRDYEKCILCGRCVRVCDEIMGVNAIDYAHRGFKTKIATAFDGTLQESPCVFCGNCVTACPVGALVPKMQKGQGRPWEIQKVRTVCSYCGVGCQIYLHVRNGKVVGVSPADGPANRELLCVKGRFGHDYLHHPERLTKPLIREHGAFREATWDEALGLVASRLSEIKEKHGPAALAGLASAKVTNEENYLMQKLVRGAFGTNNVDHCARLCHASSVAGLAISFGSGAMTNSIAETEGADAIFVIGSNTTEAHPVIGSYIEMALKRGARLVVADPRTIDLAHKADVFMQQMPGTDVALLNGMMNVILKERLYDKEFVAERTEGFAEFAETLESYSPEYVEGITGVPAGTIREAARLYAKAERAAIFYSMGITQHTTGTDNVMSIANLAMLTGNVGRESTGVNPLRGQNNVQGACDMGALPNVFPGYQKVDDDAARAKFEKAWGVTLPSAPGLTMMEMMNAITQGKIKGLYIMGENPMVSDPDLGHVDETLDDLEFLVVQDIFLTETAQKAHVVLPGAAFSERDGTFTNTERRVQLVHKAVDPPGDSLPDWRILVRVGRLMGLEMDYSHPSEIMAEIASLAPNYGGITHDRLGTAGLQWPCPSRDHPGTRFLHKGQFTRGKGKFMAVTYKPAAELPDEEYPLVLTTGRMLYHYHTGTMSRRSAGLHAHRPAGYVEINPKTAQDLGVEDGDMVSVESRRGRIHIQAAVTGTVPKRVVFIPFHFVEAAANVLTNPVLDPIAKIPELKVAAVRVRPSEKGGAGE, from the coding sequence GTGAGCACGGTCACCCTGTACATAGACGGTAAGGCCGTGGAGGTCCCTGCCGGGAGCACCATACTCCAGGCGGCCCAGATGGCCGGAATTGCCGTCCCCAACCTGTGCCACCACCCCTTCCTCAAGCCATCGGGGGCGTGCCGCATGTGCGTGGTGGAGGTTGAGGGCGCCAGGGCACTGATGGCCTCATGCACCACCCCAGCGGTTCAGGACATGAGGATATTCACGGAATCCCCCAGGGTCGTGGAGGCCCGCAAGACGGTGCTCCATCTCCTGCTGGCTAATCACCCCCTGGACTGCCTCACATGTGAGGCTGCCGGCGACTGCCAGCTCCAGGACTACTCCTATCGCTACGGAGTGGAGAAGTCCATGTACCAAGGGCAGCGAACCTCGTACCCTGTGGATGCATCCAACCCGTTCTTCCTGCGGGACTACGAGAAGTGCATACTCTGCGGCCGGTGCGTGAGGGTTTGCGACGAGATCATGGGTGTCAATGCCATTGACTACGCCCACCGGGGCTTCAAGACAAAGATCGCTACGGCCTTCGACGGGACCCTCCAGGAGAGCCCCTGTGTGTTCTGCGGCAACTGCGTCACCGCCTGCCCAGTAGGGGCCCTGGTGCCCAAGATGCAGAAGGGCCAGGGCAGGCCCTGGGAGATCCAGAAGGTCAGGACTGTGTGTTCCTATTGCGGTGTGGGCTGCCAGATCTACCTGCATGTCCGGAACGGCAAGGTGGTTGGAGTGTCTCCGGCGGATGGACCGGCCAACAGAGAGCTCCTTTGCGTCAAGGGCCGCTTTGGCCATGACTACCTGCACCACCCGGAACGCTTGACCAAGCCCCTGATAAGGGAGCATGGTGCCTTCCGGGAGGCTACCTGGGATGAGGCCCTGGGACTCGTGGCCTCGCGTCTTTCGGAGATCAAGGAAAAGCACGGGCCGGCGGCCCTCGCAGGCTTGGCTTCGGCCAAGGTAACCAATGAGGAGAACTACCTCATGCAGAAGCTGGTGAGGGGTGCCTTCGGCACCAATAATGTGGACCACTGTGCCAGGCTGTGCCATGCTTCCTCCGTTGCGGGCCTTGCCATTTCCTTCGGCAGCGGCGCCATGACCAACTCCATAGCGGAGACGGAAGGTGCCGACGCCATCTTCGTCATAGGCTCCAACACAACCGAGGCCCACCCTGTGATTGGCTCCTATATCGAGATGGCCCTTAAGCGGGGCGCCAGGCTCGTCGTGGCAGACCCCAGGACCATAGACCTGGCCCACAAGGCAGATGTGTTCATGCAGCAGATGCCCGGCACGGACGTGGCCTTGCTCAACGGGATGATGAACGTCATTCTGAAGGAACGACTCTACGACAAGGAGTTTGTCGCAGAGAGGACCGAGGGCTTCGCGGAGTTCGCGGAGACCCTGGAGTCCTACTCTCCTGAATACGTGGAGGGCATCACTGGCGTTCCCGCAGGCACCATCAGGGAGGCAGCGCGACTGTATGCCAAGGCCGAGCGCGCCGCTATCTTCTACTCCATGGGGATCACTCAGCATACCACCGGCACGGACAACGTAATGAGCATCGCCAACCTCGCGATGCTCACAGGCAACGTGGGCCGGGAGAGCACGGGCGTGAACCCATTGCGGGGCCAGAACAACGTGCAGGGTGCGTGCGACATGGGGGCCCTGCCCAACGTCTTCCCGGGGTACCAGAAGGTGGATGACGATGCCGCCAGGGCCAAGTTCGAGAAGGCCTGGGGCGTCACCCTCCCCTCGGCGCCAGGGCTTACCATGATGGAGATGATGAACGCCATCACACAGGGCAAGATAAAGGGACTGTACATAATGGGGGAGAACCCCATGGTTTCCGACCCTGACCTCGGTCACGTGGATGAGACCCTGGATGATTTGGAGTTCCTGGTTGTGCAGGACATATTCCTCACTGAGACGGCCCAGAAGGCCCACGTGGTACTGCCTGGCGCTGCCTTCAGCGAGAGGGACGGGACCTTCACCAACACCGAGAGACGGGTGCAGCTAGTTCACAAGGCTGTGGATCCACCGGGAGACAGCCTTCCGGACTGGAGAATACTAGTGAGGGTGGGCCGGCTGATGGGACTGGAGATGGACTACAGCCACCCGTCGGAGATAATGGCCGAGATAGCCTCCCTGGCTCCCAACTACGGTGGCATCACCCACGACCGCCTGGGAACTGCCGGGCTGCAGTGGCCATGCCCGTCCCGGGATCACCCTGGGACCCGTTTCCTGCACAAGGGCCAGTTCACCAGGGGCAAGGGCAAGTTCATGGCGGTGACATACAAGCCCGCGGCTGAGCTGCCTGATGAAGAATACCCACTGGTGCTCACCACTGGCCGCATGCTCTATCACTACCACACGGGCACTATGAGCCGCAGGTCCGCTGGCCTTCACGCCCACAGGCCCGCAGGCTACGTGGAGATTAATCCCAAGACAGCACAGGACCTCGGGGTGGAAGACGGCGACATGGTATCCGTGGAGTCCCGGAGGGGCCGCATCCACATCCAGGCCGCCGTCACGGGCACAGTGCCGAAACGGGTTGTGTTCATACCTTTCCACTTCGTGGAGGCCGCGGCTAATGTGCTGACAAACCCGGTCTTGGACCCCATTGCCAAGATACCAGAGCTAAAAGTGGCCGCAGTGAGGGTCCGGCCCTCAGAGAAGGGAGGGGCAGGCGAGTGA
- the nuoE gene encoding NADH-quinone oxidoreductase subunit NuoE produces the protein MKTAGIDLDRVDEILKGREGQKGVLITILQELQEACGYLPRPVLERVSKAMRIPVSKIYGVVTFYAQFHLKPRGEHVIRVCLGTACHVRGGERVLERVSEVIGIQPGETTEDLKFTLERVACLGACGLAPAMMVGDQTFGRLTGKKIEKLLKRYQES, from the coding sequence GTGAAGACGGCGGGAATCGATCTTGATCGCGTGGACGAGATCCTCAAGGGCCGTGAAGGGCAGAAGGGGGTACTCATAACCATCCTCCAGGAGCTCCAGGAGGCCTGCGGGTATCTACCTCGCCCAGTCCTGGAGAGGGTATCCAAGGCCATGAGGATCCCCGTGAGCAAGATATACGGGGTGGTGACCTTCTATGCTCAGTTCCACCTCAAGCCCCGGGGAGAGCATGTGATCAGGGTGTGCCTCGGCACCGCCTGTCACGTGAGGGGGGGCGAGAGGGTCCTGGAGAGGGTCTCGGAGGTCATCGGGATCCAGCCCGGGGAGACCACGGAGGACCTCAAGTTCACCCTGGAGAGGGTGGCGTGTCTTGGGGCCTGTGGCCTAGCCCCCGCCATGATGGTAGGGGACCAGACCTTTGGAAGGCTCACGGGGAAGAAGATAGAGAAGCTCCTGAAGAGGTACCAGGAATCCTGA
- a CDS encoding protease complex subunit PrcB family protein, with translation MPRTIGVILVVAILVVLPGCVRAPAVPIDEGPLGGGGDTEPVQEMPSGVVVYDEPPDPLLTEWIEIHRHNEGAYQWSLGGIRYVLVAAGERPTGGYAVKVDEVRLSRGVWLVDVVLVEPGPGDNVTQALTYPFALVSMDEGDFQVQVRRVTGEGVEEIPVVAASPRFIVTSPIPGTQVQGEVRVTGAGVAPGGSFRVLVEDGHMVLGRASGTTSGDTEWSRFDLVVEIGTPANPYGAIVIYTESPQDGSITEELILPVRFGSAGG, from the coding sequence ATGCCCAGGACAATAGGGGTCATCCTGGTGGTGGCAATCCTGGTGGTGCTGCCGGGATGCGTCAGGGCACCGGCAGTACCCATTGACGAAGGCCCCTTGGGCGGCGGAGGGGATACCGAGCCTGTACAAGAGATGCCTTCAGGGGTAGTGGTGTATGACGAACCCCCAGACCCTCTTCTCACTGAGTGGATAGAGATACACAGGCATAACGAGGGCGCGTACCAGTGGAGCCTTGGCGGGATCCGCTACGTGCTGGTGGCCGCAGGGGAGAGGCCCACGGGAGGCTACGCGGTGAAGGTGGACGAGGTCAGGCTGTCCCGGGGTGTGTGGCTGGTAGACGTAGTGCTGGTGGAACCTGGCCCTGGTGATAACGTCACCCAGGCCCTTACCTACCCCTTCGCGCTGGTGAGCATGGATGAGGGTGACTTCCAGGTCCAGGTCCGGCGTGTCACAGGGGAAGGTGTGGAGGAGATCCCTGTGGTGGCGGCCAGCCCCAGGTTCATTGTCACATCTCCAATCCCTGGGACCCAGGTTCAGGGTGAGGTGAGGGTGACAGGTGCTGGAGTGGCGCCTGGAGGTTCCTTCCGGGTACTGGTGGAGGATGGCCACATGGTCCTGGGCAGGGCCAGCGGCACCACCAGCGGCGATACCGAGTGGAGCCGCTTCGACCTGGTGGTGGAGATCGGGACCCCTGCGAATCCTTACGGGGCAATAGTCATCTACACGGAAAGCCCACAGGATGGGTCCATCACCGAGGAGTTGATCTTGCCCGTGAGGTTTGGCTCCGCTGGCGGCTAG
- a CDS encoding GNAT family N-acetyltransferase, with the protein MRLPRTGTAQIMKRLNRLCSSLPGLLDRPVPSSPFSLAEAQVLLEIREAREQGAAGLEDLVGLETGYFEEVLGRLERNGFIERSSAGVHGVICLTGRALRALDGMSQETLSLGPLGGLSRGDLQSLDDSLTTMERLLVPAKAPSRREPAIRWDIRPGDIGSVIRMHALIYSQECGYNLEFEAYVAGTLQEFAQGYSPEKDRLWMAEVPGAMVGCIGIVGRPGPQGQLRWLLVHPVYRGAGLGSRLISEAVGFCRDSGFGSAYLLTTSDQQDAIAMYRRAGFRKTWENPVKAWGKDLVEERYDLVLGKEN; encoded by the coding sequence ATGAGGTTGCCCAGAACCGGCACAGCCCAGATCATGAAGCGGTTGAACAGGCTTTGCTCCAGCCTCCCAGGACTTCTTGACCGGCCAGTCCCATCTAGCCCGTTCTCGCTGGCGGAGGCCCAGGTTCTGCTGGAGATCCGCGAAGCTCGGGAACAGGGAGCGGCAGGACTGGAAGACCTGGTGGGCTTAGAGACTGGCTACTTTGAGGAGGTTCTCGGGAGGCTTGAGAGGAACGGCTTCATTGAGAGAAGCTCCGCCGGGGTGCATGGCGTGATCTGCCTCACGGGGAGAGCGCTCAGGGCACTGGATGGCATGAGCCAGGAAACCCTGTCCCTAGGCCCCCTGGGAGGCCTGTCCCGGGGGGACCTCCAAAGCCTGGATGACTCCCTGACCACAATGGAGCGCCTCCTTGTACCGGCAAAGGCACCCTCCAGGCGTGAGCCTGCGATAAGGTGGGACATCAGGCCCGGGGATATCGGGTCCGTCATCCGGATGCACGCCCTCATCTACTCCCAGGAGTGCGGCTACAACCTGGAGTTTGAGGCATACGTCGCAGGCACGCTCCAGGAATTCGCCCAAGGGTACTCGCCGGAAAAGGACAGGCTCTGGATGGCAGAGGTTCCCGGCGCCATGGTGGGATGCATAGGCATAGTGGGCCGCCCAGGGCCGCAGGGCCAGCTCAGGTGGCTCCTGGTACATCCTGTCTACCGCGGTGCCGGGCTCGGCTCAAGACTTATCAGTGAGGCGGTAGGGTTTTGCCGTGACAGCGGGTTTGGCAGTGCGTATCTCCTGACTACCAGCGACCAGCAGGACGCCATCGCCATGTACCGCCGAGCGGGCTTCAGGAAGACCTGGGAGAACCCGGTGAAGGCCTGGGGAAAGGACCTGGTTGAGGAACGGTACGACCTGGTACTGGGAAAGGAGAACTAG